The Campylobacter curvus genome includes the window TGATAGACAAGCCGGGCGCGTTGCTGGCGCTTACCGACGCGCTAAAAGATGCGAACGCAAATATCGTAAAGATCGACTACGATCGCTTTTCGACCGAGCTTGAATACGGCGATGCGAGCATCACTATCACACTTGAGACCAAGGGCGCAGAACATCAAGAACGCATAAAAAAGGTGCTTAAAGAGCATGGATTTGAATTTACGCAGGTGTTTTGATCTGACAGATAGATAGTGTAAATTTAGGCTTTAGCGGGCTAAATTTATAAGGATCAAAAAATGAAACGAGAAATTTCATCTTTTATATTAACCAACGAAGAGCGTAAGTTCCTAGGCTTAGAGCCCTTGCCAGCGTACTGGGAGGCTGTGAGGATAGGGGAGACGGACTATTTTTTGACGGTGACGTCATACGAAAGATTATAACATCTACGAGTGAGCGATACTACGAGACGCAGCTTTGTGAGCGCACGGCTGAAAACCGCACCATCGTGCTACCAAAGACCGCGCGGGGCAAACCAAAGAAGCTAAATTTCACCACTACGCAGTCATTTAAGGGGCTTGGCGTGTATTTTAGTTTTACCGCTAGCTCCGTCATCATCGCAAATTTCACTACGCAAACGACGTTTTACTACGAGGATATTGGAGAAGGTAAAGAAGACAAAGACATCGCCATCAAATTTAAAAACTGGCTGGAAAAATGGATAGTAGATACATCAAAAGCTGATCTAGCGGAGCTTGAAGCCTTTAAAAACACCTCACGCCAACACTGCAAATTTAAAGAAGGCGACTTTTTCACATTTAAATTTGATAGGCGTAAGTGGGGCTTTGGGCGTATTTTAATCGATGTGGCAAAACGCCGTAAAACGCCCGAATTTGCTCGTCTAAGACACGCTGGACTAAATAACCTAATGGGTAAGGCGCTCATCGTAAAGGTCTATCTCACTGTAAGTGATACTCCAAATACCGATCTGGACGCACTCACTGCTATGCCAGCCCTGCCAGCACAGGCTATAATGGATAACTGCTTTTACTACGGCGAATATAAGATCATCGGACACAGACCCCTTGAACTACGCGATCTAGACGGCGCACCGATCTCGTTTAGCAGGAGTATCAGCCATGCTGATCCAGACTATGTTTATTTGCAATATGGGCTAATTTATAAAGAAGCTTCAGCGGCTAAATTTAAAAAATTTGTCCGCAAAGGCGAATTTGGCCCGATCCTTACCGAAACGAAGCTATCGGCTGGTCTTTGTTTATAGGGGACTTAAAAGAAGGTCCAGTAAAACAAGGCATCGAAATTTATGATAAAAACGATCTGCGAAACCCTGAAAATATCGAGATAAAAAGAGAGATATTCAAATTTTTTGGCTTGGATGCGGACGCCGGGTATGAGGAAAATTTGAGGCTTTTTGAAAAAGAGCCAGAGATATGAATCGGCTCGTGCGAGGGTATATCGGCGGATATAGGCTTGTTTGGATAAATTTAAAGGCATACAAAAAAGACTGAATTTGACCTGTGATTTAACAAATCTTTTATCAAGATTTGCTACAATCTGCCGCATAAAGGAGCGAAAATGACCGAATACACTAGCCTTATTTTAGCTATTTTGCTGCTCGTATGCGTGGTGGCGATATTTAAATTTAATAAAGCCCTAAAAGAGGCGCAAAAGCCCGTCACTACGAGCATAACGACCGATATAGAACAGATAAAATCCATCGGCGAGCTCTCCGTATTTCAAGTATATAGCAAAGAGATCGTCACAAAGACCGATCACGCGTTTGGAAATTTTGGCAAAGAGTATCTTAGATGGCTCGTGAGCGAGAAAAAGCTCTCGATGATATTTGAGTTCGAGATAAATTTCATCTACGATCTAACGAGTCCGAAGCTTGAGATAACGCAGATCGCAAACTCCAAATACAAGGTCAAAATGCCGCCTTGCAAGTATAAATTTTCGATCGCTAATATGAAATTTTATGACGAGAAAAATGGTAAATTTATCCCGTTTTTGTTGCCCGACTCGCTAAACGGCTTTTTTGGAAGTAGCTTTAGAGAAGAGGATAAGAACCGCCTGATAGAGGAGGCGCGAAGCGAGGTCGAAAAGATGAGTATCAGGCTCATCTCGCAGCTACAAAGCAAGATCCACAAGTCCGCTCGCGATACGCTAGAGGCCATCGCCAAAAGCTTCGGGGCGAATTGCGTCATTTTTGAATTTAATGACAACGAAGAGCAGATAGGCTCGCAGCTAAAGCTTGAAAACATCGCTTAGACAGCCTTTAAAAGCCTTAGCTACGAACCAAATGAAAAACTATCTATAAAACACTCGGCTTAGATATAGGCCTTGCGCTGCGGCGGGTATCCTGGTGAGTGGCTTTTTGTGATTTAGGGCTAAATTTAGCAGCTCGTCGCCGTCTTTTAATTTTAGAGCTTTTAGCAGGCTTGCGACCATTAGTCTTACCTGCGCTCTTAAAAAGCCGTTTGCCTTAAAGACGATGACGGTTTTGTTTTTGTATTCGTAGCAGTATGCTTTGTAAATTTCGCGAATAGGGCTTTTCGTGCCGCTTCCTGTTTTCATAAACGCGCTAAAATCATGCTTCCCGATAAAAATTTTAAGTATATGATTTGCACGAGCGGTATCAAATTTAGGCGCTAAAAGGCAGTAATCCGCGCGAAAAACATCGTATCTACCGTGATCTATGATGTAGCGATATAGTCTCGCCTTTGCATCGTATCTGGCCTGAAAATTTTCATTTACGCGCTTTATGCTTTTTATATGTATGAAAGGATGCGCGTGGCGGTTTATGAGGTTTTTAAGACGATCAAGGTCTTTAAAATGCTCCCCGCACTCCACCGCAGCACTCTGAGCCGTCGCATGCACGCCCTTATCGGTGCGCGAGCTTAAAACCAGTTTGCCAAAGATGCCCACATGAGCCAGCGTACGGGCTAGGGCGTCTTGGACGCCGTTTTCATGCGGCTGGGTCTGAGAGCCCTGAAATTTTGAGCCGTCGTAGCTAAAGATGAGCTGAATTTTCATCAATACCTTCGCATGATCTTAAATTTATAAAACCAAACTCCGGCGGCAAAAAACGCCGCGAATACTCCCGGTATAGCTATGATCGGACGCGGGCTTAGCAGCATTATGAGCGTAAAATATCCAAACAATATCCCAAACGTGCCAAGATATACCGCACCCTTTTCGTATCGGTATGTCACGATACCAAAGCTTATGGCAAAGAGCGTCGTCGCTAGCGGGAAAAGTGCGACCAAAACGTAAGTGCTAAGATCTTTTTTGCGCTTGGTGCTGGTCTTTGCCTCGAGCCAGTACTCTTTTATGCTGTCTACATCGTTTATTTTCTCGTTTTGTGCGGTGCGGATAGTCATGGATTTAAAGTTGCTTTGATGATAGACCTTGTCTCTCATATCGTAAATTTTGCCGTTGTTTAGGGATAGCTCTATGTTTGATTTCGTATTTATCATCTTGGCGTTTTGTGCGACTATGAGGCGTTGCGAGTCTTTGATAAAGGGGTTGAACATCACGATATTTTTATAGATCGTGCCGTTCTCGTCGCTTCCTTCACTGCCTACATAGACCATCCAGTCTGAAAATTTTTGCCCAAATTGTGTCGGCTTTAAATTTAGCTTCGCGACGGTCTTTTTGTAGTCGATGAAATTTGAGTTGAGCTCCGAGGCTATCGGTATCATGACGATCGCAACTATCAGCAAAAGTGCGCTTAAGGCGGCAGAAAACGCCAGGAAAAATTTAGCGATGGAATTTGGCGAGCTTCCTAAGGTGAAAATGACGATGCTTTCGTTTTCTTTGGATAGGCGAAAGAGCGTCATCGCAAGCGCTACGAAAAATGCGATAGGAACGACAAAGAGCAAGACACGCGGCAGCATGAACATATAAAGCTTCAAAAGCTCGCCAAACGTTATCTCGATATATGACGTCACGCGGGCGATCTGGATGAAAAAGACTATCGACATTATCAAAAAAAGCGTGCTAAAGAGCGACGCGAACGTGCCTAGAAAGTTGTATAAAAGATATTTGTTGACCCTACTCATAAAGCATCTCTATAAAATTTAAAATTTCTGTATCAAAGACATAGGTTACGACTAGTCCTGCGCTCAAAAACGGCACGAACGCCAGCTCGTAGCCGCTCTTTCGCACCAGCGCATACACCGGCAGTGTCAAGATCGCAGCAAGATAGACCGCAAAAAGGGCGAGCTTTAGCGGCAGCACCGCACCTATGATAGCGGCTATAAAGATGTCTGCGCTACCCATCGCCTCCTTTTTCATAGCCGCACTTACGATAAGCCTAAGCAGCCAAAATCCAAACGCAAAGCCAAAGGCGTTTATAAACGCCGAAAAATCGCCAAACCATAAAATTTCACGCGCTGCGTAAATAAGCGCGAAGCCAAGTGCGGCAAAGAGCAAAACGTCCGGCACGGCTTTAAATTTTATATCTATGAGGCTAAGAGCTAGCAGCATGATAAAGCAAAGTCCCAGCAAAACGGCACTTGCAAGCGTTTGGACATTTAGCATATCGCCGCACTCTTTGTAAAAGCAAAGCAGCATCAAAGCGCCGGAAGCCGCCTCGACTAGCGGGTAGCTCGGACTGATCTTGGCTTTACAAAAGGCGCATCTACCGCGTAAAAATAGCCACGACAGAAGCGGGATGTTGTGATAAAATTTCAATGTCTTGCCGCATTTAGTGCAGTGAGATGGTGGGAAATTCACGCTCTGCGCGCGTGGCAGGCGATATATCAAAACGTTTGAAAACGAGCCTATGCAAACGCCAAAAATCAGGAAAAACAGCCCCCAAATCACGTATAAACCATCGTAAATATCCATCAAACCCCACCAAACCTTCTATTTTTTTGCCTGTAGTCTTTGACTATCGCTCCAAGCTCTTTTTTGCTAAATTCCGGCCAGAGCGTCTTTGTAAATGCAAGCTCGGCATAGCTAGCCTGCCAAAGCATGAAATTTGACAGCCTCTGCTCGCCGCCAGTCCTGATGAGTAGATCGATATCCTCGCTCTCGTCCAGTTTGGCGCTTATGCTGGCCTCGTTTATTAGCTCGCCGTTTTTTGCCAGTGCCCTAAACGCTCGCACCAGCTCGTCGCGCGCGCCATAATTTATGGCTAAATTCAGCTTTAGCTTTTTATTGTCCTTTGTCAGCTCTTTAAGCAGCGAAATTTCAGCCTTTAGCTCCCGACCAAACGGCTCTATATCGCCAATGGTCGTAAATTTTATGCCGTTGTTTAAAAAATTTTCTCGCTTTGAAACGAGGAATTTTTTAAGCAGATCCATTAAAAATTCGACCTCTTTTTGCGGTCGTTTCCAGTTTTCGGTGCTAAATGCGTAAAGGCTGAGAATTGTAACGCCCTCATCGATACAAAATTCACACATCGCTTCAACGACGCTAGCCCCGACCTCGTGCCCTTTCGTGCGTAAAAAGCCGCGCCTTTTCGCCCAGCGCCCGTTGCCGTCCATGATGATACCAAGATGTTTTAACTCGTTCAAATTATCCCTTAAAATCGACTATCTTATCGTCTTTGCTCCAAAATGGCAAGACATTTTGCACGCCGATATCACATGCAAATTCCTTTTTTAAAAGCGCCGCAACGTTTTTAAATGGCGTCATAACGTGTGAAATTTCACCTTTTTCGAGCCCAAAAACGATCGGCGCGAAATTTGAAAATACGAGATAAATCCAGCTTTTGCTCCTATCTTTTTTTAGCTGAAGGAGGCCAAGGACGCCGTTATAGACAAAGGGGATGTGGATGATGCTTTCTTGCAGGGCCGTTATCATTTTGGTGTAAATTTTAAATTCCTCTTTGTTTTGCGTGGTGCTTAAGACCTCAAAAATATGCTCGTAAAGCCAGCTTAAATTTGGCTGCGAGATCAGATTTTCAATGAGCCAAAGCCCGTTTTCAAACGCGTGAAATTCCAAAATTTTAGGCTTTTCAAACATATTTCTTATGAGGATATTTTCGCTGGCGCTCTCTATCTCGCCCCAGTATTGGCTGCCGACATTTAGCGGCTTTAGGCTTTTTGTATTCAGGCTTTTGTCTGCAAATTTCAAAATATATCTATTAAAGCCTATCTTTTCGTTGACCTTTAGGCTTATTGGCAGCGACGTATTTAAGGGTATGGGCGAGCTGTTTTGAGCTGCGGCTATCCTTTGAACGCGTGAAATTTTTTCTATCATAATCTGCTTGCAAGATCTAGGATTTGTTTGGCGATCTCGCTTTTTTGCGCCATTTTTAGCTGTGTTTCGCCGTTTTTGGTGATAAATGTCACCTCGTTTACTTCGCTGCCAAAGGCATTTTGATCGGTGAGCACGTTTAAGCAAACGGCGTCAAGGCCTTTGTTTGAAAGCATTTTCTGCGCGCTTTGCTTGGCGTTTGCAGGGTCAAATTCCATCTTAAAGCCGATCTTTTTGCAGCTAAATTTTGCGAGCTCGTTTAGGATATCTAAATTTTGCACCAGCTTTAGGCTCCACTGCTTGCCAAGCTCCTCTTTTTTGAGCTTGCCGCTAAATTTCTCCTCGCTTACGTAATCGCTCACCGCAGCGCACATCACGAGCAAGTTGGCATTTTTACACTCGTCTTGGCAAATTTTCAAAAGCTCGCCGCTTGAGCGAAATTTCACGACCTTATACGGCAAATCTCGCGTCTCAAAGCTCGCTGCTAGCGTCACATTCGCACCTGCGAAATAAAACGCGTCTGCAAGCGCTCTTGCCATTTTGCCGCTTGAAAGGTTCGTTATCGCGCGCACATCGTCTATCTTTTCTGTCGTCGCACCGCCCGTGACTAGGACGTTTTTGTCTTTGAAATTTTGCTCGCTAAGCTTGCGGATAGCTTCGTAGATGATAGTTTCAGGTTCGCTAAGTCCGCCTTTGCCCTCATCGCCGCAGGCTAAAATTTTATTTACGGGCCCTACTATGCTAGCTCCGTTTCGTTTTAAAATTTCGAGGCTGTTTTGGGTGGCGAAGTGGCTTATCATTTTGTCGTTTGCCGCCGGTGCGATGACGAGAGGCACGGCCGAAGCGGCTATGAGCGTTTGCATGAATACATTATCGCAAATACCGCTTGCTAGCTTGTTTATGGTATTTACGGAGGCCGGTGCTATCAGCACGAGATCCATTTTTGCATAGGCGATGTGATTTACACCAGCTTGCCAGTCCTCGCTGACACTGCTTAAGACGCGGTGCGCACTAAGGGCTTCAAAGCCTGCGATAGAGCAAAATTTGAGCGCTCCGTCGCTTAATGCGACATACACGTCAGCGCCTTGTTTTTTTAATAGCGACAAAATTTCATAAGCCTTGTAAAATGCGATGCTGCCGCAGACTGCGAGTAAAATTTTTTTATTTTTCAGCATCGTTTTTGCCAAAAAATTTATAGAAAAATCCGGCTTTGTTTTCTTGTTTGCCTCTGCTTATGGCGAGCGCTCCGCTTGGAACGTCGTTTGTTATCGTGCTTCCTGCGGCGATGATGACGTCATCGGCGATATTCACGGGTGCTACTAGCTGCGTGTCCGAGCCGATGAAGACATTTTTGCCGATTGTTGTTTTATATTTTGCCTTGCCGTCGTAGTTGCATGTTATCGTACCACATCCTACGTTCGTGCCGCTAGCTATCTCGCAGTCGCCAAGATAGCTTAGATGTCCGGCCTTTACGCCGTCAAGCACTCCTTTTTTGACTTCGACGAAATTTCCTATATGCGTGTTTTTTATCTCGCTTTTTGGGCGGATGTGTGCGAGTGGCCCGATATCAGAGCCTTCTATCACGCTGTCTTCTACGACGCTGCAGCTTTTTATTATGCTTTCTTTGATATGGCAAGCGCCCAGGATGCTGACATTTTCTTCAAGCACGCATTCGCCTTCAAATTTAGCTCTACTGTCGATGAAAATGCTTTCTGGAAGGCGCATCAAAACGCCCGCTTTCATCAAGTCCTGCTTTATCTCGTCTTGCATGATCTTTTCGGCTACGCTAAGCTGGAATTTATCATTTATACCCATAAAATTTTGCTCACTGACATTTACGGCTACGCATTTAAAGCCGCGTTCGTTGGCGATTTTTATCGTATCGGTGAGGTAAAATTCTTTCTGGGCGTTTTCGTTTTTTATGAGAGGTAAAATCTCTTCTAAAATTTCACGTTTGAAGCAGTAGCAGCCCGCATTTACACTCTTTATGGCTAGCTCGGCTTCGCTGGCGTCTTTTTGCTCGACGATCGCCTCCACCTTGCCGCCTTTTATGATGACGCGTCCGTATCCAAAGGGGTTTGTAGCCTCAAAGCAGCTCATCGCTATATCAGCGTCCGCGTTTGCCAGCCTCATTAGATCAGTAGATCTTACAAGGGGCATGTCTCCGCATGTGACGATGACCTTTTTGCCGCTTAGCGTAGCGCTTTTTAGTGCGCCCGCCGTTCCCGGGAAATTTTCTAGATCTTGAGTGTAAATTTTAGTCTGAGGGAAAATTTCTTTTATCTTTTGGCTGATCAGCTCTTTTTCATAGTGGAGCACGACGCCTACGTCGTTTGTGATAGCATAAGCTTGTTTTAGGATATGTATGATCATAGGCTCGCCACAAAGCTCAAAGAGCACTTTCGGGCGTTTTGACTTCATTCTGGTACCTAGACCTGCGGCTAGGATTATTATGCTTGTATCGTTCATTTTCAAGCCTTTTTCTGGTAAAAATTTCTAAGATTGTATCAAAAAAACGCAAATAATTTTTTAAATTTAACGATGGTTTCAACAAAAACTTAATAGAATAGGCACTTATAATAAAGGAAAAAGTGAGGTGCGATGGATCTAGGAACCGTTGTCGGCTGGGTTTTGACGTTGGTTTTGTTATTTGGATCGATGGCGATCGGCGTTGGCATCGGGCCTTATATCGATGTTCCTTCGGTAATGATCGTTTTTGGTGGTACGATCGGTGTCATGATGGTCGGCTTTAAGATGGAGACGCTAAAGAGCGTGTTCAAATTTTACGGCATCGCGGTCAAGCCTACTCAGATAAATTTAGCCGCAACTATAAAAAAGATCGTGGATTATTCTACCAAAGCCCGTAAAGACGGAATATTGGCACTTGAAAACGATGTGAATAACGAAGTCAATCAATTTTTAAAAAAAGGTCTGTCTATGGCAGTAGACGGCAACGAGCCAGACGCCATACGTGCGCTTTTAGAGATAGACATGGATCAATCAAGCGCCAGACATACGAACAATATCAAAATTTTCGAGCAAGTCGGCGGCTTCGCCGGTGCGATGGGTATGATAGGCACACTGATAGGCCTTGTCGCGATGCTTTTAAACATGTCTGATCCAAGCGCAATAGGTCCGTCGATGGCGGTCGCCTTGCTAACGACGCTTTATGGTGCGATGATAGGCAACATCATAGGTGCTCCGGTCGGAAATATCCTATCCATACGCGATGCGGACGAGGCGCTTGAAAAACAAGTCGTTTTAGAGGGCATAATGTCTATACAAGCAGGCGATAATCCGCGAACTCTCGAGGCTAAACTGCTTGCTTTCTTGCCGCCAAAAGATAGAAAAAGTCAGTTCGAGTAAAATTTAAGATGCCAAAGCTTATAAACCCAAATGATTGTCCAAAGTGCATGCCCGAGTGGCTCGCGACATTTGGGGACTTGATGTCGCTTTTGCTTTGCTTTTTCGTTTTGCTGCTCTCTATGGCTACGATGGATGCCAAAAAGGTCGAAGCTGCGGTAGGCTCACTAGCAGGCGCTCTTAGCGTGCTTGAGGGTGGCGCTAGACCGGACAATCAAGACGATCAAGAGAGTGAGCTCGAAAAACAGATAAAAAAAACAAAAGGGCAGTCCACCAGCTCTCAAGGCGAATTTAGCGAGCTCTCCGCCACGATAAAGAAAATAAACGAGCTTTTAAGTGCTGGCGGAGCTCCTGAAGTCAGCATGGAGGAGAGCGAAGACGGCTTTATCATACGATTGCCATCGGACTTGTTCTTTGAGCCCGGAAAAGCGCAGATAGAAAATGACGATGCAAGGCTATTTTTAAAAAGGATCGCGATGGTCATCGCTAAGTTAAGCCCTGATGTAAATATCAATATCATCGGCCATACAGACGATCAAAAGCCTGATATGAATTCCATCTTTAAAGATAACTGGCAGCTTTCGACCGCGCGAGCGATAAGCGTAGTCGAGGAGATGATGATAGACGGCGTGGACGCTAGAAAGCTCATAGCCTCGGGCAGGGCGTCTTACGATCCTTTTGCTAGCAATCAAACCCCTGAGGGCAGGGCGAAAAACAACCGCGTGGAGATACACTTCGTATCGCTTGATAGAAAAAACAAAGAGGCTACTAAAAAAAGTATCCTTGACGTAGGAAAATGACGATGAGAGCGCTGTTTATCCTAGCCGCTTTGTTTTGTATAAGCTTTGGAGCGCCGGCAGATCCTGTCGTGCCTACCATAAATTTAAGCCTGAGTGCCCCAAGCAGCCCGCAACAGCTCGTAAATTCTCTCAATGTCCTTATCTTTTTAACGATCCTTACCCTCGCTCCGTCGCTCGTTTTTATGATGACGAGCTTTTTGCGCCTCATCATCGTATTTTCGTTTTTGCGTCAGGCCATGGGAACACAGCAAGTGCCGCCATCTACCGTGCTCATCTCACTTGCGATGGTGCTAACGTTTTTCATAATGGAGCCTATCGGCAGACAAAGCTACGACGAGGGCGTGAAGCCCTATTTGGCCGAGCAGATAGGATACGAGGAGATGTTCGAGCGTAGCGTGAAGCCGTTTAAAAATTTTATGGTCAAAAATACGCGAGAAAAGGATCTGGCGCTATTTTTTAGGATAAGAGATCTGCAAAACCCCTCAAACATGGACGATATCCCGCTTAGCATAGCGATGTCCGCATTTATGATAAGCGAGCTCAAGACGGCCTTTGAGATAGCATTTTTGTTATATTTACCTTTTTTGGTTATAGATATGGTAGTAAGTTCGGTCCTTATGGCGATGGGTATGATGATGCTGCCGCCCGTGATGATCTCGCTGCCGTTTAAGCTGCTTATATTCGTCCTCGTAGACGGATGGAATTTACTCGTAGGAAATCTAGTAAAAAGCTTTCACTAATGTTTAAAATTTTACTTTTTTTGCTTCCGATCGTTTTATCGGCAGCAAATTTAAAATTTATTATCGAGAATTCCCAAAATTCCGAGCCTGCGAGGATAAAAGCCTATGAGGCGAGTAGGGCGAAACTTGAGCGCGAAAGCGTAGCGAACTCCTATCTGCCAAGCCTTAGCTTGGAGGGCGGCATGCACCGCACTTACGGCGATCGCTCGATGCTGACGCCAAAAAGCTCCTCTAGCATCCTGGCAAAGGTCGAATTTTTACTATACGACGGCGGAGCGCGCGAGGCTAGAGATGAGATCCTAAGCCATTTGCAAAACAAAGCCGTCTTGGAGGACGAGGAATTTAGAAATTATCTGGCGTATCAAAGCGCGAATCTTTACTTCAACGCCGTCGCGCTAGAAAAGATCATCGCCGCTAAGCACGCTCAAAGCCAGTATCTAAATTCAGCTCTAAAGCGCCTTGGTAAGATGCAAAGTGCGGGGCTGGCGGCCACTGACGAGCTGGAGAGCATAAGAGCTAAATATCATCTATCTTTGAGCGAGGCGCTGGAATTTAAGCAAAAGCAAAATGAAATTCTAAGCTCCATCGAACTAATCAGCGCCCAAGCCATCATCCCGCAAAGCGGAGACTCTCTGCAAATGCCAAATTTTAGCAAGACCTCTGAAAATCTAAATCTAAAAGCGCTGAACGAGCAGCTTCTAGCCAGTGAGCGCAGAGTCCAGGAGGTCGGCTCAAAGCAGCTGCCTCAGATATTCATCTACGACACCTACGGCTTTTACAGGAACGATTATGATTTTGCGCTGGGCGAGTTTGAGAGATATAGGCCTTACGTGAATGAATTTTTTGAGAAAAATTCGCAGAGCAATCAGCTTGGCGTGGGCTTTAAATGGAAAATTTTCGATTTCAAAGCGACCAGCAAAGAAAAACAAAGTGCGCGTATAGCCTCCTTGCAAGCGAGGCTAAATTTAGACTACAAACGCCGAGAAAACGAGCTCAAGCTTAAAAATTTAAAAAACGATATCGAGGTTTTGACGAGTAAAATTTCAGCCCTCGAGCAATACGTGAAAGCAGCCGATGCGAGCCTTGAGGCAAGCGTCAAAAAATATGAATCGGGTCTACTTGGCTATACGGAATTTTTGGCGGCTTTGGCTGCGAAATTTGACGCGGCGAGTGCGCTTGAGATGAGCGTGGACGAGCTTGAGATAAAAAAGGCCGAGTATTTTTACGAGAGCGGCGTAGACATCGCGCAAAAGGTGGTGCAATGAGAAAAATTTTGATGCTTTTAGCCTCGCTTTGCTTTTGCTTTGGCGAGGAGAAAATTTATGCGACGTTTGAGGTTTTGGCTAAAAATAGCTCCAAGCTTGCGTTTGAGAGCTCAGGCATAGTCTCAAGCGTAAATGTCGATGTGAGCGATACTCTAGAAAAGGGCGATGTCCTTGCGAGGCTTGAAAACAGCAGCGAGCTAATAGCGCTTCAAAAGGCTAAAAATGACCTAGCTTTGGCCGTCACGGCTAAAAATTTCGCCCTAAATACCCTGAAAAAATTCGAGAAAGTAAAAGATGTGACCTCAAAACAAAATTTTGACGAGGCGAAATTTAGCTACGACAAGGCGGCACTAGACGAGCAAAGCGCAAAGATCGCCATAAAAAACATAGAAAATATCCTCGATAAAAAGCAGCTTAAAGCGCCGTTTGATGCGGTAGTGGTGCAAAAAAACATTGAGGTAGGCGAGGGCGTGGGCGCTGTGATGCAAAGCGCTTTTACCATAAATTCCAGCGATTCAAAGCTACTTATCGCGATCGATGAGAAATTTGCAAACGCCGTAAAAGTAGGCGATAGATTTATCTTTAAGCTTGACGGCGAGGCAAACGAGCAAAGCGCTGAAATTTCGCTAGTTTATCCGATCATCGAGCCTAAAAATCGTAAATTTTATGCCGAGGCTTACGTAAAAGGTATCAAGCCGGGCCTCTTTGGCGAAGGATACGTGGTAGCAAAATAATGTATAAATTCGCGATCAACCGCCCGATAACGACACTGATGTTTTTTGTCTCGCTCCTGTTTTTCGGGGTATTTTCACTGCGAACGATGAGCGTGAATCTCTATCCGGAGGTCGATATCCCGATAATCATGGTCACGACCTATGCAGACGGCGATATGAGCTTTATAAAAAGCAAAGTCACTCAAAAGATCGAGGACGAGATCGCCAGCGTCGAAGGCATAAAGAAAATTTACTCAAACAGCTTTGACGGCCTAAGTCTGGTGACGATAGAATTCGATCTAAAAAAGAACATCGAAGCCGCTGCGAACGATGTGCGCGACCGCATGGCAAAGGCGCGTATAAACGGCAGCTACAAGATAGAAAAGCTAAGTGGCGGCGGTAGCGCGATATTTAGCCTTTTTATCAGTGCAAAAGACGGCAATGCCACAAAGCTGATGAAAAAGAT containing:
- a CDS encoding immunity 26/phosphotriesterase HocA family protein; the encoded protein is MLPKTARGKPKKLNFTTTQSFKGLGVYFSFTASSVIIANFTTQTTFYYEDIGEGKEDKDIAIKFKNWLEKWIVDTSKADLAELEAFKNTSRQHCKFKEGDFFTFKFDRRKWGFGRILIDVAKRRKTPEFARLRHAGLNNLMGKALIVKVYLTVSDTPNTDLDALTAMPALPAQAIMDNCFYYGEYKIIGHRPLELRDLDGAPISFSRSISHADPDYVYLQYGLIYKEASAAKFKKFVRKGEFGPILTETKLSAGLCL
- a CDS encoding DUF4230 domain-containing protein, with the translated sequence MTEYTSLILAILLLVCVVAIFKFNKALKEAQKPVTTSITTDIEQIKSIGELSVFQVYSKEIVTKTDHAFGNFGKEYLRWLVSEKKLSMIFEFEINFIYDLTSPKLEITQIANSKYKVKMPPCKYKFSIANMKFYDEKNGKFIPFLLPDSLNGFFGSSFREEDKNRLIEEARSEVEKMSIRLISQLQSKIHKSARDTLEAIAKSFGANCVIFEFNDNEEQIGSQLKLENIA
- the truA gene encoding tRNA pseudouridine(38-40) synthase TruA; protein product: MKIQLIFSYDGSKFQGSQTQPHENGVQDALARTLAHVGIFGKLVLSSRTDKGVHATAQSAAVECGEHFKDLDRLKNLINRHAHPFIHIKSIKRVNENFQARYDAKARLYRYIIDHGRYDVFRADYCLLAPKFDTARANHILKIFIGKHDFSAFMKTGSGTKSPIREIYKAYCYEYKNKTVIVFKANGFLRAQVRLMVASLLKALKLKDGDELLNLALNHKKPLTRIPAAAQGLYLSRVFYR
- a CDS encoding LptF/LptG family permease; this translates as MSRVNKYLLYNFLGTFASLFSTLFLIMSIVFFIQIARVTSYIEITFGELLKLYMFMLPRVLLFVVPIAFFVALAMTLFRLSKENESIVIFTLGSSPNSIAKFFLAFSAALSALLLIVAIVMIPIASELNSNFIDYKKTVAKLNLKPTQFGQKFSDWMVYVGSEGSDENGTIYKNIVMFNPFIKDSQRLIVAQNAKMINTKSNIELSLNNGKIYDMRDKVYHQSNFKSMTIRTAQNEKINDVDSIKEYWLEAKTSTKRKKDLSTYVLVALFPLATTLFAISFGIVTYRYEKGAVYLGTFGILFGYFTLIMLLSPRPIIAIPGVFAAFFAAGVWFYKFKIMRRY
- a CDS encoding prepilin peptidase, yielding MDIYDGLYVIWGLFFLIFGVCIGSFSNVLIYRLPRAQSVNFPPSHCTKCGKTLKFYHNIPLLSWLFLRGRCAFCKAKISPSYPLVEAASGALMLLCFYKECGDMLNVQTLASAVLLGLCFIMLLALSLIDIKFKAVPDVLLFAALGFALIYAAREILWFGDFSAFINAFGFAFGFWLLRLIVSAAMKKEAMGSADIFIAAIIGAVLPLKLALFAVYLAAILTLPVYALVRKSGYELAFVPFLSAGLVVTYVFDTEILNFIEMLYE
- the uppS gene encoding polyprenyl diphosphate synthase: MNELKHLGIIMDGNGRWAKRRGFLRTKGHEVGASVVEAMCEFCIDEGVTILSLYAFSTENWKRPQKEVEFLMDLLKKFLVSKRENFLNNGIKFTTIGDIEPFGRELKAEISLLKELTKDNKKLKLNLAINYGARDELVRAFRALAKNGELINEASISAKLDESEDIDLLIRTGGEQRLSNFMLWQASYAELAFTKTLWPEFSKKELGAIVKDYRQKNRRFGGV
- the coaBC gene encoding bifunctional phosphopantothenoylcysteine decarboxylase/phosphopantothenate--cysteine ligase CoaBC; its protein translation is MLKNKKILLAVCGSIAFYKAYEILSLLKKQGADVYVALSDGALKFCSIAGFEALSAHRVLSSVSEDWQAGVNHIAYAKMDLVLIAPASVNTINKLASGICDNVFMQTLIAASAVPLVIAPAANDKMISHFATQNSLEILKRNGASIVGPVNKILACGDEGKGGLSEPETIIYEAIRKLSEQNFKDKNVLVTGGATTEKIDDVRAITNLSSGKMARALADAFYFAGANVTLAASFETRDLPYKVVKFRSSGELLKICQDECKNANLLVMCAAVSDYVSEEKFSGKLKKEELGKQWSLKLVQNLDILNELAKFSCKKIGFKMEFDPANAKQSAQKMLSNKGLDAVCLNVLTDQNAFGSEVNEVTFITKNGETQLKMAQKSEIAKQILDLASRL